The genomic window AGCCCGATCAGGATGCCGAACGCAAGGGCTCGACCGCGGGACCACATGAGCATCGCCGCGGCCGTGAGCGCCACCGCGAGGAGATCCCAGTTGATCGTGGCGGTGAGAGCGAACGCGGGCGCGAGAGCGACCAGGAGCCCGTCCCAGGGGCGCCGGCGGTGCGTGCGTGCGACGCAGACCGCGATGATCGCGGCGCAGATCATCAGCATGCCCGCATTGACCATCCAGTACAGCTGCTCACGATGCTGAAGAGAGCCGCCGGACGGTGTCAGCCAGGCCGCGACCTGCATGAACAGCCCTGTGAGGACAGGGTATTCAAGGAACTCCATATCGCCGCTGAGCCGGTCGAAGTACGGCACGAGACCATCGGCGAATCCCCGTCCGAGGAAGAGATGAGGGATGTCGGAGTAGCACGCGTGCGTGTACTGCGAGCTGGCGCCCCGGAACCACGCCCAGTTGTAGCAGGGGAGCTTCTGCACCATGCCCAGCGCGAACATCCCGATCGTCACCAGGACCACGACCCGCACCGGCGTCAGCCGACTCGTGCCGATCCGCGCGAAGCGTCCGAGCGGACCGCCGATCAGCTCGCTGCCGGCCGCCGCGACCTCGTCCCGCTGCGTAGGGGACACCGTTGGCTGCTCCTGGTGGTGCACGTTCGTCTTCTCTGCGCTCGGCATAGGCACATCCTGCCGTACACCGCTGTCGGCACGTTCCAGCCTGTGGACAACGGCGAGGGCCGCCGCACCGGAGGAACGATTCCGGTGCGGCGGCCCTTGCGACGGATACCAGGCGCGCGGCCGTCAGCTGTCGGTGCCTCCGAGCCAGCCTGAGCTGTTGCCGCCCTGGCTGCCGTTGCCATTGCCGTTGCCGCCTGACGACGGCGAGGGACTGGTGGTGACCCCGCCGTCCGTGGCCCCGCCGTCGGTCGTGCCTCCCGTATCGGTGCCGACGTTGGTTCCTCCGTCGTCCTGGCCGCCGGTGGGGGGGCAGTTCCAGCCGAACGGATCGCAGGAGCTGCTGGGGTCAGGCGACTCGGACGGCGTCACGGAGGGCGACTCGGACGGGCTCTCGGACGGGCTCTCGGACGGCGTCACGGACGGCGTCGGCTCGGGACTCTCCAGGCCACCGCCGTAGACGGCCTCGGCATCGAGAGGCTCGGGCTCGGGGAACGGAATCGCTTCCTTCCCCTTGAGCGCCGCCGTCATGTAGTCCCTGAAGATCTCGGACGGGAACGACGCGCCATGGATCTTCTCCTGGCCACCTGTGCCGAACATCTCGAGGAACTTGCGGTCCCTGTTCTTCTCGTTGTCGTCCAGCCGGTACATGTCGATGGCGGTCGACAGCTGGGGTGTGTAGCCCACGAACCAGGCGGACTTGTTGCCGTCGGTCGTACCGGTCTTGCCGGCGACCTGACGGTCGGGCAGCTGGGCGTTCGTGCCGGTGCCCTTCTCGACGACATCCTTGAGGACATCGGTCACGTTGCTCGCGACGGCGGACGGGAAGACCGTGTCACTGTCGCCCTCGTGCTCGTAAATGGTCTTCCCTCCCTTCTCCACCCGGGTGACGGAGTAGGGATCGGTCTGCTTCCCGTTCGCGGCGAAGGTCCCGTACGCACCCGCCATGCGGATGGCGCTGGGGTCGGAGATACCGAGCGAGAACGAGGGGACGTTGGCCTTGACCAGGCTGTCCTCCAGCAGACCGGCCTTGATCGCGGTCTGCCGCACATTGTCGATTCCGACGTCCATGCCCAGCTGGGCGTAGGGCGAGTTCGCCGACTTCACCATCGCTTCGCGCAGGGTGATGTCGGGGTACGACTCCTGACCGTCATTGGTCTGGAGCCACTGCTCACCCTTCTCGTTCTGCCAGGTGGACCCGTCGTAGTTCTTGATCTTGAGCTTGTTGACGCCGTTGTACTTGCTCTTGTTGGGGTCGACGAGGGTGCGGCTCTCCGCCCCCTGATCGGGGCCCAGTGACGGGTCACGGACGCCGTCCTTCATCGCTGCGGCCAGGACGAAGGGCTTGAAGGTCGAGCCGACCTGGGCACCGGTGTCGTTGGCGTTGTTGGTGAAGTGCTTGGTCGCGTCCTGGCCGCCGTAGATGGCGACGATCTTCCCGGTCTCGGGCTCGACCGAGGCTCCGCCGAACTGGACGTGGGTGTCCTTGTCCGGGCGCTTCTTCGGGTCGATGTTCTCGTCGTAGACCTTCTTGACCGCCTTCTCGAGCTGGTCGACCTTGTTTTTGTCGAAGGTCGTGTGGATCTCGTAGCCGCCCGTGGTCAGATCGTCGGCGGTGATGCCGACATCGTTGCTGTTGACGAAGTTGGCCTTGGCCAGGTCGACGAGGTAACCGATCTGCCCGCCGAGCTGGGCGTTCTTCTTCACACTCTGGACCGCAGGAAGCGCGGTGTACTTGGCCCGCTCCGCCGCCGCGAGATGACCGTCCCTGACCATCTCGCCGAGGATCCACGCCCACCGCTTGGCGAGACGCGCGGTGTTGTCCTTGGCGTTGGCCGCAGGGTCGATGTCCTCTGCGCCGGCCGGGTCGTAGTAGGTCGCCCCCTTCAGCAGGGAGGCGAGCACGGCGCACTCGCTCGCGTTGAGCTCCTTGGCGTCCTTGTTGAAGTACGTGCGAGCAGCTGCCTGGATCCCGTAGGCACCGCGTCCGTAGTACGCGGTGTTCAGGTAGCCCTCCATGATCTCGTCCTTCTCCATGGTGGCGCCCACCCTGATGGAGATGAAGAGCTCCTTGAACTTACGGCTCAGGGTCTGTTCCTGGCTCAGCCGTGTGTTCTTGACGTACTGCTGGGTGATGGTCGAGCCGCCCTGGGTCTCGCCGCCCGTCGCCATGTTGAAGAGGGCACGGCCGATACCCATCGGGTCGACGCCCGAGTCCTTGCGGAAGGTCTTGTTCTCGGCCGAGATCACCGCGTTCTGCATTTCGAGCGGGATCTGTGCGATCGGGATGATCTGGCGGTTGACCTCACCACCGGTGGCGGCCATCTGCGTGCCGTCCGCCCAGTAGTAGACGTTGTTCTGCGCCTTCGAGGCGAGGTTCTGGTCGGGCACACCCACCATCGCGTACGCGATCGTGCCCGCCGCCATCAGGCTCCCGAGGAAGGCCAGGCACAGCCCGCTCGCGAGCTTCCACGACGGCACCCAGCGCCGCCAGCCGTACTTGTCGTGGCGCGGATAGTCGATCAGCCGCTTCTTCCCGGGGTACCCGCCCCGGCCATGGCCGCCAGGGCCACCTCCGCCACGGCGGCCACCGTGGCCGCCGTAGCCTGCTCCACCGCCCTCGGCGGCCCTTCTGCGGCCCCCACCGCTGCGCTGCGCGCGCCGTGCCTCGGCGCGCCCGCCGTACGGCCGCTGCTCCTGCCCGTACGCGTCGGAAGGGGATCCGGTGCTGGTGCCCCGGGAGGGGGCTGCGCGGCGGCCTGAGGGCTGCTGGGTGGCGCGCCTGGCCGCGGCGCGTCCGCCGCCCTGGGGCTGCGGCGGTTTGCGACGGTGCTCGCTCATCGAACGACTACTCCTCGGGCAGGCATGAATGCCTGGAAGCGGCAGTTGAGATCCGGTCCCCCCGATATGGATACGGACGAGCCCGCCGGGCGGCTCATCCGTGATGCATCCAGGACGACGACGCTTGGCGGCGTCACACGGTTCCCGGTGGTCTGCATGCCGCACAGACTACGCACGACCAAAACCCCTCTAGGGGGTGATTTCACCCCAAAGCAGGCAACTTGCGTGGCGTGAATTGATGATGTGACGCCGGTCACGATGGCTCCTCTTGTCGCAACAGGAGTGTCGTTCTATCGTCTGGATGTATCGAGTCGATACATCACTGCGGCATAGGAGCAGAGGAAGGCGGAGGAGGCGGTCCATGAGCAGACGTTCCGGCATCCTCGAGTTCGCCGTTCTGGGCCTGCTCCGTGAGGCCCCGATGCACGGATACGAGCTGCGCAAGCGGCTCAACACGTCGCTGGGGATCTTCCGCGCATTCAGTTACGGGACCCTCTACCCCTGTCTCAAGACGCTGGTCGCCAACGGCTGGTTGATCGAGGAGCCGGGCAGTGCACCCGAGGACGCCCTCGCCGCGTCCCTCTCCGGCCGCCGGGCGAAGATCGTCTACCGGCTGACGGCGGAAGGTAAGGAGCACTTCGAGGAGCTCCTGTCCCACACAGGCCCCGACGCCTGGGAGGACGAGCACTTCGCCGCCCGGTTCGCCTTCTTCGGCCAGACGGAGCGCGAGGTGCGGATGCGCGTGCTGGAGGGCCGCCGTAGCCGGCTGGAGGAGCGCCTGGAGAAAATGCGCGCCTCTCTCGCCCGCACGCGCGAGCGTCTCGACGACTACACGCTTGAGCTGCAGCGGCACGGCATGGAATCCGTGGAGCGCGAGGTGCGCTGGCTGAACGAGCTCATCGAGAGCGAGCGGGCGGGGCGGGATCAGCGACGATCCCCCTCCGACGAGGACGACGCTCCGCAGGACAACACATCGGGAGAGACGGGCGGCCTGCCCCGGCACCGGGGCGAAGCGCCCCCTGAGGGGAGCCCTTCCGGGCGCCCCGAGCAGCCGGATCCGTCCGATGACACCACCAAGTGAGGCCCCGCATCCACGCAGGGTCTCGTACGAGAACAAACAGGGAGCAACCGGAATGGGTTCGGTTCGCGTAGCCATCGTCGGCGTGGGCAACTGCGCCGCCTCGCTGGTGCAGGGCGTCGAGTACTACAAGGACGCCGACCCGGCCGCCAAGGTGCCGGGTCTGATGCACGTCCAGTTCGGCGACTACCACGTCCGTGACGTCGAGTTCGTCGCCGCCTTCGATGTCGACGCGAAGAAGGTCGGGCTCGACCTCGCGGACGCCATCGGTGCCAGCGAGAACAACACCATCAAGATCTGCGACGTCCCGGCGACGGGTGTGAAGGTCCAGCGCGGCCACACCCTCGACGGTCTGGGCAAGTACTACCGCCAGACCATCGAGGAGTCCCCCGAGGCCCCGGTCGACGTCGTCCAGATCCTCAAGGACAAGCAGGTCGACGTGCTTGTCTGCTACCTGCCGGTGGGTTCCGAGGACGCCGCGAAGTTCTACGCGCAGTGCGCCATCGACGCCAAGGTCGGCTTCGTCAACGCCCTCCCGGTCTTCATCGCCGGCACCAAGGAGTGGGCCGACAAGTTCACCGAAGCCGGCGTTCCGATCGTCGGTGACGACATCAAGTCGCAGGTCGGCGCCACCATCACGCACCGCGTCATGGCGAAGCTGTTCGAGGACCGGGGCGTGATCCTGGACCGCACGATGCAGCTGAACGTCGGCGGCAACATGGACTTCAAGAACATGCTCGAGCGCGAGCGCCTGGAGTCCAAGAAGATCTCCAAGACGCAGGCCGTCACCTCCCAGATCCCCGACCGGGAGCTCGGCGAGAAGAACGTCCACATCGGCCCGTCGGACTACGTGGCCTGGCTCGACGACCGCAAGTGGGCGTACGTCCGCCTGGAGGGCCGCGCGTTCGGTGATGTCCCGTTGAACCTGGAGTACAAGCTCGAGGTGTGGGACTCCCCGAACTCGGCTGGTGTCATCATCGACGCCCTGCGCGCCGCGAAGATCGCCAAGGACCGGGGCATCGGCGGTCCGATCCTCTCCGCCTCCTCGTACTTCATGAAGTCCCCGCCGGTCCAGTACTTCGACGACGAGGCCCGCGAGAACGTGGAGAAGTTCATCCGGGGCGAGGTCGAGCGCTAGCGAGACGCTGCGCCGCCCGTCGTCGACACGGAGCGCGGCGCACCGGTCGTCCGTCCTTACGGACAAGCAGAGGGTCCCCGTGGCGTATGTCCGGGGACCCTCTGCTTGTGTGACGCTTGCGCACATGCCTGTCGTACGTGATCTGCGCGTACTCCTACGCCTGACGAATTTCCGCCGCCTGCTCGCGGTACGGCTGCTCTCACAGTCGGCCGACGGCGTCTACCAGGTGTCGCTCGCCGCGTACGTCGTCTTCTCACCGGAGCGGCAGACCTCGCCCGCCGCGATCGCTTCCGCGATGGCCGTGCTGCTGCTGCCCTACTCCCTCGTCGGCCCCTTTGCCGGTGTCCTGCTCGACCGGTGGCAGCGACGCCAGGTCTTCCTGTACGGCAATCTGCTGCGCGCCGGCCTTGCCGCCGGCACTGCGGTACTGATTCTCTCCGGCGTCCCCGACTGGCTCTTCTACGCCTCCGCGCTCTCCGTCACAGCCGTCAACCGGTTCATCCTGGCCGGGCTGTCCGCCGCCTTGCCCCGCGTGGTGGATGAGGAGCGGCTCGTCATGGCGAACTCCCTCTCACCCACAGCGGGAACGCTCGCGGCGACCGCCGGCGGCGGGCTCGCCTTCGCTGTTCGACTTCTCGCTGCCGATTCCGACGCCACAGTTGTGACCCTGGGCGCCGCGCTCTATCTCTCTGCCGCGTTCGCCTCCCTACGGTTGGGACGCGAATTGCTCGGCCCCGATCCCGAGCAGCTTCAGCCACACCTTGCCGCCGCAGTGGCCTCGACGGCGCGTGGCCTCATGAGCGGACTACGCCATCTGTCGGAGCGCCGAACGGCAGCCCGGGCTCTCGTGGCGATGGCCGCACTGCGCTTCTGTTACGGCCTGCTGACCGTCATGGTTCTGATGCTCTGCCGGTACGCCTGGTCGAGGACGGAGTCAAAGGGACTCGCTCTGCTCGGCCTGGCCTTGGCGATCTCGGGTGCGGGCTTCTTCGCCGCTGCCGTCATCACGCCGTGGGCGGTCGACCGGCTCGGAGCGTACGGCTGGGTGGCGACGTGCGCGGGAGTGGCGGCCGTACTTGAGCCGGCCCTGGGGCTGCCGTTCGCTCCTGTCCCGATACTCATCGCCGCCTTCACCCTCGGGCTCATCACCCAGGGGGCGAAGATCGCCACGGACACCATCGTCCAGATGTCCGTCGATGACGCCTTCCGTGGCCGGGTGTTCTCGCTCTACGACGTGATGTTCAACGTGGCCTTCGTTGCCGCCGCCGGCGTAGCCGCCCTGATACTGCCACCGGACGGCAGGTCCGTACCGCTCGTCCTCACGGTGGCCGTTCTCTACGGTGTCGTGGCTACAGCTATGGCCCGTTGGCGAGAGGGGCGATGTTTCACGTGAAACATCGCCCCTCTCGCCAACGCATCTCGATCTCCGCGCACCGCCGATGTTTCACGTGAAACATGGCCTGGCGTCGAACACAGTCGGGCCGCCTCAGGCTTGCGTCGCCCACCACTCCTTGAGTGCGGCCACCGCTGCCTCATGCTCCATGGGCCCGTTCTCCAGGCGCAGCTCCAGCAGCGCTTTGTATGCCTGGCCGACCACAGGCCCAGGACCGACACCGAGGATCTCCATGATCTGGTTGCCGTCCAGATCCGGGCGGATCGAGTCGAGCTCCTCCTGCTCCTTGAGCTGAGCGATGCGCTCTTCCAGCCCGTCATAGGCGCGGGACAGCGCAACCGCCTTCCGCTTGTTCCGCGTGGTGCAGTCCGAGCGGGTCAGCTTGTGCAGACGGTCGAGCAGCGGGCCGGCGTCACGTACGTAACGCCGCACCGCCGAATCGGTCCACTCGCCTGTGCCGTATCCGTGGAAGCGCAGATGGAGCTCCACCAGTCGCGAGATGTCCTTGACCATGTCGTTGGAGTACTTGAGCGCCGTCAGCCGCTTCTTGGTCATCTTGGCGCCCACCACCTCGTGATGATGGAAGGAGACACGGCCGTCCGTCTCGAACCGACGCGTCCTCGGCTTACCGATGTCGTGGAGCAGCGCGGCGAGGCGCAACACGAGGTCCGGCCCGCCTTCCTCCAGGTCGATGGCCTGCGCCAGCACGGTCAGTGAGTGCTCGTACACATCCTTGTGACGGTGGTGCTCGTCGCTCTCCAGCCGCAGGGCCGGAAGTTCGGGGAGGAAGTGCTCAGCAAGACCGGTGTCCACCAGAAGCGACAGACCCTTCCTCGCGTGCGGAGAAAGGATCAGCTT from Streptomyces formicae includes these protein-coding regions:
- a CDS encoding PadR family transcriptional regulator translates to MSRRSGILEFAVLGLLREAPMHGYELRKRLNTSLGIFRAFSYGTLYPCLKTLVANGWLIEEPGSAPEDALAASLSGRRAKIVYRLTAEGKEHFEELLSHTGPDAWEDEHFAARFAFFGQTEREVRMRVLEGRRSRLEERLEKMRASLARTRERLDDYTLELQRHGMESVEREVRWLNELIESERAGRDQRRSPSDEDDAPQDNTSGETGGLPRHRGEAPPEGSPSGRPEQPDPSDDTTK
- a CDS encoding inositol-3-phosphate synthase; the protein is MGSVRVAIVGVGNCAASLVQGVEYYKDADPAAKVPGLMHVQFGDYHVRDVEFVAAFDVDAKKVGLDLADAIGASENNTIKICDVPATGVKVQRGHTLDGLGKYYRQTIEESPEAPVDVVQILKDKQVDVLVCYLPVGSEDAAKFYAQCAIDAKVGFVNALPVFIAGTKEWADKFTEAGVPIVGDDIKSQVGATITHRVMAKLFEDRGVILDRTMQLNVGGNMDFKNMLERERLESKKISKTQAVTSQIPDRELGEKNVHIGPSDYVAWLDDRKWAYVRLEGRAFGDVPLNLEYKLEVWDSPNSAGVIIDALRAAKIAKDRGIGGPILSASSYFMKSPPVQYFDDEARENVEKFIRGEVER
- a CDS encoding transglycosylase domain-containing protein, with the protein product MSEHRRKPPQPQGGGRAAARRATQQPSGRRAAPSRGTSTGSPSDAYGQEQRPYGGRAEARRAQRSGGGRRRAAEGGGAGYGGHGGRRGGGGPGGHGRGGYPGKKRLIDYPRHDKYGWRRWVPSWKLASGLCLAFLGSLMAAGTIAYAMVGVPDQNLASKAQNNVYYWADGTQMAATGGEVNRQIIPIAQIPLEMQNAVISAENKTFRKDSGVDPMGIGRALFNMATGGETQGGSTITQQYVKNTRLSQEQTLSRKFKELFISIRVGATMEKDEIMEGYLNTAYYGRGAYGIQAAARTYFNKDAKELNASECAVLASLLKGATYYDPAGAEDIDPAANAKDNTARLAKRWAWILGEMVRDGHLAAAERAKYTALPAVQSVKKNAQLGGQIGYLVDLAKANFVNSNDVGITADDLTTGGYEIHTTFDKNKVDQLEKAVKKVYDENIDPKKRPDKDTHVQFGGASVEPETGKIVAIYGGQDATKHFTNNANDTGAQVGSTFKPFVLAAAMKDGVRDPSLGPDQGAESRTLVDPNKSKYNGVNKLKIKNYDGSTWQNEKGEQWLQTNDGQESYPDITLREAMVKSANSPYAQLGMDVGIDNVRQTAIKAGLLEDSLVKANVPSFSLGISDPSAIRMAGAYGTFAANGKQTDPYSVTRVEKGGKTIYEHEGDSDTVFPSAVASNVTDVLKDVVEKGTGTNAQLPDRQVAGKTGTTDGNKSAWFVGYTPQLSTAIDMYRLDDNEKNRDRKFLEMFGTGGQEKIHGASFPSEIFRDYMTAALKGKEAIPFPEPEPLDAEAVYGGGLESPEPTPSVTPSESPSESPSESPSVTPSESPDPSSSCDPFGWNCPPTGGQDDGGTNVGTDTGGTTDGGATDGGVTTSPSPSSGGNGNGNGSQGGNSSGWLGGTDS
- a CDS encoding MFS transporter, producing the protein MPVVRDLRVLLRLTNFRRLLAVRLLSQSADGVYQVSLAAYVVFSPERQTSPAAIASAMAVLLLPYSLVGPFAGVLLDRWQRRQVFLYGNLLRAGLAAGTAVLILSGVPDWLFYASALSVTAVNRFILAGLSAALPRVVDEERLVMANSLSPTAGTLAATAGGGLAFAVRLLAADSDATVVTLGAALYLSAAFASLRLGRELLGPDPEQLQPHLAAAVASTARGLMSGLRHLSERRTAARALVAMAALRFCYGLLTVMVLMLCRYAWSRTESKGLALLGLALAISGAGFFAAAVITPWAVDRLGAYGWVATCAGVAAVLEPALGLPFAPVPILIAAFTLGLITQGAKIATDTIVQMSVDDAFRGRVFSLYDVMFNVAFVAAAGVAALILPPDGRSVPLVLTVAVLYGVVATAMARWREGRCFT
- a CDS encoding CCA tRNA nucleotidyltransferase; the protein is MPNANEDNPTALSQVQRRAVSELLRVSPVADDLACRFQQAGFSLALVGGSVRDALLGRLGNDLDFTTDARPEDVLKIVRPWADSVWEVGIAFGTVGSQKVARVGDAVQRFEIEITTYRSEAYDRTSRKPEVSYGDSIEEDLVRRDFTVNAMAVALPEKEFIDPHGGLEDLAARMLRTPGAPEDSFSDDPLRMLRAARFAAQLDFEVAPEVVTAMKGMAERIEIVSAERIRDEFNKLILSPHARKGLSLLVDTGLAEHFLPELPALRLESDEHHRHKDVYEHSLTVLAQAIDLEEGGPDLVLRLAALLHDIGKPRTRRFETDGRVSFHHHEVVGAKMTKKRLTALKYSNDMVKDISRLVELHLRFHGYGTGEWTDSAVRRYVRDAGPLLDRLHKLTRSDCTTRNKRKAVALSRAYDGLEERIAQLKEQEELDSIRPDLDGNQIMEILGVGPGPVVGQAYKALLELRLENGPMEHEAAVAALKEWWATQA